The following is a genomic window from Pseudomonas promysalinigenes.
CGTAGGGGCGAACACCTACATCCGCAGCGAATGCCTGTTGCAGGTAGTCGGCTCCATTGGCCGCTTCTGTTCGATCAGTACCGGTGTTGTTCTTGGCCAGGAAAAGCACACACACCCGTTGAACTGGCTAAGCACACATCCTTTCCAGTACACGGACACAGGCCTTGAGTACACCGCTCGTTTTGATCTTGCAACGATCGGCCATGACGTGTGGATTGGCCATGCTGCCATGGTCATGGAAGGGGTGTCGGTCGGCACAGGTGCCGTCATCGCAACCCGTTCGTTGGTCACCAAGGATGTACCGCCCTACGCGGTGGTTGCTGGCGTCCCAGCCAAGGTCATCCGTTACCGATTCCCCCCTGAAGTGATCGAGCGCCTGTTGGCGTCGCAGTGGTGGGAGCGTGACATCGAGCAACTGAAGGCGCTTCCCTTGGATGATCCGGCTGCATGCCTCGAAGCGCTGGAGAGCATTCCAAAGGTAGGTTATCGGACAATCCAGATTACGCGGCGAGGGTGCCAAGAGCTGGTTTGAATCTTGGGCTGTTCGGGTGCTGCCCCCTGAAAAACCAAAAAGCCGCGCAGAGCGCGGCTTTTTGTATTTGGTGGGCCCACACGGACTCGAACCGTGGACCAAAGGATTATGAGTCCTCTGCTCTAACCAACTGAGCTATAGGCCCTCAGTAAGTGCCGGGATTATAACGAGGGTTTCGATACCGTGCCATCCGAAAGATCGCTTAGTGCTATACGAAGAAAGCTCGCTGCGAATTCATCAGGTGGCAATGGCAGGCTAACGATGTATCCCTGAATCTGCTCGCAGCCTTCAGCGGCAAGGAAACGCTGCTGTGCCTGGTTCTCTACCCCTTCGGCGATTATCGTCAGCTGCATGCTGCGCCCCAGGGCGATGATGGCGCGGGCGATTGCGGCGTCGTGGGGGTCATCCGGCAAGCCACGGATGAACGATTTGTCGATTTTCAGGATGTCCAGCGGCAGGCGCTTGAGGTAGCTGAGCGATGAATAGCCGGTGCCGAAGTCATCGATCGCCAGCTGCACGCCCAATTGCTTGAGTTGATGCAGCACGGCCAGGGCTTCTTCGGCCTGACTCATGATGAAGTTTTCGGTGATTTCCAGCTGCAGGTCGCCTGCCGTCAGTTGATAGACCTTGAGCAGGTGCTCGATACGTTTGGCAAGGTTGGGTTGGCGTAGTTGTGCCCCCGCGAGGTTAATCGACAGGGGGCCAAAGGCCCTGTAGGTCTTCTTCCAACTGTGCATCTGCTGGCACGCCTGCTCCAGCACCCAGTCCCCTAGCTGCAAGATGGTCCCGTTCTCTTCGGCCAGGTGAATGAAGTGCTCAGGCGGTACTTCGCCAAAGGTCGGGTGGCTCCAGCGGATCAACGCTTCGGCGCCCACCAGCGTCTGGGTCTTGAGGCTCAGCTTGGGCTGGAAGCTCAGGCTCATCTCGTTACGCTCGATGGCGCGGCGCAGTTCATGCTCCATGGCGATGCGTTCGCTGGCCTGCACGGTCAGGTCGCAGGTGTAGGCTTCCACACGGTTGCGGCCTTTGGCTTTGGAGCGATACATGGCGGCGTCGGCGTTGCGGATCAAGGTCGCGACGTCGGTGCCGTCCTGCGGATAGAGACTGGTGCCGATACTGGCGCTGGTGAAAAACTCGTGCTCGCCCGCCTGGAACGGGGCGACGAAGCACGCTAGCAATTTGTTGGCGATAGCCTGGGCATCGGTGGGTTTGTGAAGCCCCGGCAGCAGGATGATGAACTCGTCGCCACCCAGGCGGGCCACGGTGTCGACGTCGCGCACCTGCTCCTTGAGGCGTTGCGCGATGCCTTTTAGCAATAGATCGCCGACCGGGTGGCCGAGGCTGTCGTTGATGTGTTTGAAACGGTCAAGGTCCAAGAACAGCACTGCGCCCTGGCGGTTGGACACTTGTGCGCAGGTCAACGCAGCTTGCAGGCGGTTTTCGAACAGCGCGCGGTTGGGCAGGCCGGTGAGCGGGTCGTGGTGGGCCTGGTAGTCGAGCTTGGCCTGGGCGTGCTTGATGCTGGAAATGTCGGCAAATACCGCGACGAAGTGTGTGATGACATGCTCACTGTTGCGTACGGCGCTGATCGTCAGCCAGCTGGGGTACAGCTCGCCATTTTTGCGCTTGTTGTAGATCTCGCCTTGCCAGTGGCCTTCAGCGGTGAGCTGGTGCCACATGGCGATGTAGAACGCGCTGTCATGCTGGCCTGAGGCAAGCAGGCGCGGGGTCTGGCCAAGGGCTTCGATCTCGCTGTAGCCGGTGATTTCACTGAAGGCGCGGTTGACCGCGCTGATGCGTTGGTCGGTGTCGGTGATCAATACACCTTCGGCAGTGTTTTCGAACACGGTTGCAGCCAGCTGCAGTTTTTCCTGCATCAGGTGGCGCTCGGTGATGTCACGGGCGATGGTCAGCATGCAGTCCACACCACCGATTGGCAGCGGCCTTGCCGATAGCTCGCAAAGGCGGATTTGCCCATCGCTGCGGCGGATGTGGCAACTGAAGTCACGCACGAAGCCATCTCGGCCCAGCTGGCCGATCAAACGCTTGCGCTCATTGAGGTCGACCCAGATCCCGAGATCGAACGAAGTCTGGTCGATCGGTGTGTTGAACTCGTAACCGGTCAGGCGGCAAAAACCTTCGTTGACTTCCAGCAGCAAGCCATCGCTTTGACGCGACAGCAGCAGCCCGTCCGGCGAGGCGTGGAAAGCCTTGGCGAACTTCTCTTCGGAGGTTTGCAGTTGTTGCTGGGTTTGTTTGAGCTGGCTGATATCGCGCACTGCCACCACCAGCGCCAGGCTGCCGTCCAGCTCGAAGGTTTCGGCTGAAGTAAGCCCCGTGAACAACTCGCCGTCGTTGCGCCGGAAGGTCATTTCCACATTGCGGATGCCCCCTTGATGCAGGCGCTCCAGCAGCTTCGGGCCCATACCTTCCTTTGCCCACAAATTGAGCTCGGTGGCGGTGCGGCCGATCACCTGACCCGGGCTTAAGCCAATTTGTTCTTCGAAGGCTTCATTGACTTCCAGCAGCACGCCGTCGCTGTGCCGTGCGATCAACAGGATGTCCGGGCATTGCTCGAACACCGAGGCGAACTTCTGTTGCGACAGCCGCAAAGCATCTTCGGTACGTTTGGTTTCACTGATGTCGATCATCAGGCCACGCATGAGCGGGCGGGGGCCGTGCTCGATCATGCTGACGATGTTGCGCACCCATAGCGGCTGGCCATCGGCGCGCATAACCCGGTAATCAAGGCTATGGTCCCGCCCCGCGGCGGTTTCGCTTTCGCACAAGGCCTGGGCCCAGAGCGCATCGTCAGGGTGCAGAATGCTGCGCCAGAAGCCAGGCTTGAGCCAGTCATGCAGCGGGTAGCCCAGCAGATCTTCGGCGTGGGGTGAAACATAGCTGTAAGTGAAGTCGTTGGCGTCGGCCTCCCAGGCGATGGCCGACAGGCTTTCGATCAGGCCGCGGTAATGATATTCGCTGCTGCGCAGCTCCTGCTCCAGCGCTATGCGCCGGGAAATTTCCGAGCTGAGGCGGCGATTGATGCGAATGACCGCCGCCAGAATGGCAATCAGCAACAACACGGCGGGCAGGCCGTAGAGCAGCGTGTCCTGCCAGAAGCTGCGTTGGTCCACAACATTGCCCACCCAGCGTTGCTGGATCTCACTGACCTCATCGCTGGACATGTCGGCTATCACTTTGTCGAGGATGCCAATCAGTGCCTGCTGGTCGCGGGGGGCGGCCATTGCCAGCTGGTAACGATAAGGCGTGTCGCCGCTGACATACAGCCCTTCCAGTTTGAGTTGGCGCAGGCTCCAGATGCTCGAGGCGAGATCGCCGACCACGGCGTCGACCGCATCGGTGGCCAAGGCCTGCAGAGCAGAACTCACATTGGGCAAGGCCACCAGGTTAAGGTCTGGGTGATGGGTACGCAGCAGTTCGTGAGGGGCGTAGTTCTCCACAACCGCCACCTTCAGCCCGTACAAGTCTTTGAGCGTGCGTGGCTGCGGGCCTTTCTCGTGGGCCAGGATAACGATGGGGAAGTCGAGGTAGGGGCGGGTGAAAGCCAGGTAACCTTGGCGTTCGGGCGTTGACATGATCCCCGGCAATAGATCGATCCGGCCATCGCGTGCCTGCTGCAGCACCTCGGTCCAGCTAGTGGGTTCGACCGGTTTGAGTGATACCCCAAGACGGTCCTGGATCAAAGCGATGTAGTCGGCGGCCAATCCCTGGTACCGGCCCTCCTGGTCACGAAATTCGAACGGTGGCCAAGAGGCGTCGACGCCCAGCCTCAACTGCGGGTGGGCAGTGAGCCAGGTTTTTTCATCGTCTGTCAGGGTCAGGGCGCCGGCCGCTGTGTTCCACAGCATCAGGAACGACAACAGAATGGCCGGCATCGGCAGCATAGGGGCCTCGCATTCAGGTGGTCTGAAGTCGAGTGTAGCCGGGCATTACGCCTGCCGAGCAACTGAACACAACTATTTGTCGGATAAGAAAAACCCCGGCCTGGGCCGGGGTTCGTCATCACTCGTCGAGGAAGGAGCGCAAGTGCTCGCTGCGAGTCGGGTGGCGCAACTTGCGCAACGCCTTCGCTTCGATCTGACGGATCCGTTCACGGGTCACGTCGAACTGCTTGCCCACCTCTTCGAGGGTGTGGTCAGTGTTCATGTCGATACCGAAACGCATGCGCAGCACCTTGGCTTCCCGTGCGGTCAGCCCCGAGAGCACGTCACGGGTCGCTTCCTTGAGGCTTTCGACCGTGGCTACGTCGATTGGGGACTGCATGGTCGAGTCCTCGATGAAGTCGCCCAGGTGCGAATCTTCGTCATCACCGATCGGGGTTTCCATGGAGATCGGCTCTTTGGCGATCTTCAATACCTTACGGATCTTGTCCTCAGGCATTTCCATGCGCTCACCAAGCTCTTCCGGGGTCGGTTCACGGCCCATTTCCTGCAACATCTGGCGGGAAATACGGTTGAGCTTGTTGATCGTCTCGATCATGTGCACCGGAATACGGATGGTGCGCGCCTGGTCGGCGATCGAGCGGGTGATTGCCTGACGGATCCACCACGTGGCGTAGGTCGAGAACTTGTAGCCGCGACGGTATTCGAACTTGTCCACCGCCTTCATCAGGCCGATGTTGCCTTCCTGAATCAGGTCCAGGAACTGCAAGCCACGGTTGGTGTACTTCTTGGCGATGGAGATCACCAGACGCAGGTTCGCCTCGACCATTTCCTTCTTGGCGCGGCGGGCCTTGGCCTCACCGATGGACATGCGACGGTTGATTTCCTTGATTTCGGCAACGGTCAGACCGGTTTCGTTCTCAAGGTCGATCAGCTTCTGCTGGCAGGCGACGATCGCGGCGTCCTTTTCACCCAGGGCGGCAGCCCATTTGGTGCTGCGTTTGGCCAGGTCACCGGACCAGGTCTGGTCGGTTTCGTTGCCTGGGAACAGGCGCAGGAAGTCGGCACGCGGCATACGGGCGTCACGCACACAAAGCTGCATGATCGCACGCTCCTGTTGACGCAGACGGCTCAAGGCATCGCGCACACGCTCGACCAGAACGTCGAACTGCTTAGGCACGAGCTTGATCGGCATGAACAGGTCAGCAAGGGCCTGCAGCGCTTCGATGCTTTCCTTGGCGCTACGGTCGTGCTTTTTCAGGACCTTGGACGTGACCTGAAGCTGGTCGGCAACGGCGCCGAAGCGCTGGGCCGCGATGACAGGGTCAGGACCGCTTTCGGTCTCTTCCTCGTCGTCGCCGTCACTTTCTTCCTCTTCGTCTTCCGATTCTTCCTTGGCGGCAGGCGCCTTGGCACCAGGGACTGGCACCTCGTCGGTCGGCGCGGCGATGTTGTCATCAGGGTCGATATAACCGCTGAGAACGTCTGACAGACGGCCACCTTCGGCGGTGACGCGGTCGTATTCGCCGAGGATGTAGTCGACAGTGCCCGGGAAATGAGCGATGGCGCCCATGACTTCACGGATGCCTTCCTCGATCCGCTTGGCGATTTCGATTTCGCCTTCGCGGGTCAGCAGCTCGACGGTACCCATTTCACGCATGTACATGCGCACAGGGTCGGTCGTGCGGCCGATATCGGTTTCAACTGCCGCCAACGCAGCAGCGGCTTCTTCGGCCGCTGCTTCGTCGGTGTCGGCTTCCGCCAACAGAAGGGCATCCGCATCCGGAGCACTCTCGAATACGTTGATCCCCATGTCGTTGATCATGCG
Proteins encoded in this region:
- the rpoD gene encoding RNA polymerase sigma factor RpoD, with the translated sequence MSGKAQQQSRIKELITRGREQGYLTYAEVNDHLPEDISDPEQVEDIIRMINDMGINVFESAPDADALLLAEADTDEAAAEEAAAALAAVETDIGRTTDPVRMYMREMGTVELLTREGEIEIAKRIEEGIREVMGAIAHFPGTVDYILGEYDRVTAEGGRLSDVLSGYIDPDDNIAAPTDEVPVPGAKAPAAKEESEDEEEESDGDDEEETESGPDPVIAAQRFGAVADQLQVTSKVLKKHDRSAKESIEALQALADLFMPIKLVPKQFDVLVERVRDALSRLRQQERAIMQLCVRDARMPRADFLRLFPGNETDQTWSGDLAKRSTKWAAALGEKDAAIVACQQKLIDLENETGLTVAEIKEINRRMSIGEAKARRAKKEMVEANLRLVISIAKKYTNRGLQFLDLIQEGNIGLMKAVDKFEYRRGYKFSTYATWWIRQAITRSIADQARTIRIPVHMIETINKLNRISRQMLQEMGREPTPEELGERMEMPEDKIRKVLKIAKEPISMETPIGDDEDSHLGDFIEDSTMQSPIDVATVESLKEATRDVLSGLTAREAKVLRMRFGIDMNTDHTLEEVGKQFDVTRERIRQIEAKALRKLRHPTRSEHLRSFLDE
- a CDS encoding bifunctional diguanylate cyclase/phosphodiesterase translates to MLPMPAILLSFLMLWNTAAGALTLTDDEKTWLTAHPQLRLGVDASWPPFEFRDQEGRYQGLAADYIALIQDRLGVSLKPVEPTSWTEVLQQARDGRIDLLPGIMSTPERQGYLAFTRPYLDFPIVILAHEKGPQPRTLKDLYGLKVAVVENYAPHELLRTHHPDLNLVALPNVSSALQALATDAVDAVVGDLASSIWSLRQLKLEGLYVSGDTPYRYQLAMAAPRDQQALIGILDKVIADMSSDEVSEIQQRWVGNVVDQRSFWQDTLLYGLPAVLLLIAILAAVIRINRRLSSEISRRIALEQELRSSEYHYRGLIESLSAIAWEADANDFTYSYVSPHAEDLLGYPLHDWLKPGFWRSILHPDDALWAQALCESETAAGRDHSLDYRVMRADGQPLWVRNIVSMIEHGPRPLMRGLMIDISETKRTEDALRLSQQKFASVFEQCPDILLIARHSDGVLLEVNEAFEEQIGLSPGQVIGRTATELNLWAKEGMGPKLLERLHQGGIRNVEMTFRRNDGELFTGLTSAETFELDGSLALVVAVRDISQLKQTQQQLQTSEEKFAKAFHASPDGLLLSRQSDGLLLEVNEGFCRLTGYEFNTPIDQTSFDLGIWVDLNERKRLIGQLGRDGFVRDFSCHIRRSDGQIRLCELSARPLPIGGVDCMLTIARDITERHLMQEKLQLAATVFENTAEGVLITDTDQRISAVNRAFSEITGYSEIEALGQTPRLLASGQHDSAFYIAMWHQLTAEGHWQGEIYNKRKNGELYPSWLTISAVRNSEHVITHFVAVFADISSIKHAQAKLDYQAHHDPLTGLPNRALFENRLQAALTCAQVSNRQGAVLFLDLDRFKHINDSLGHPVGDLLLKGIAQRLKEQVRDVDTVARLGGDEFIILLPGLHKPTDAQAIANKLLACFVAPFQAGEHEFFTSASIGTSLYPQDGTDVATLIRNADAAMYRSKAKGRNRVEAYTCDLTVQASERIAMEHELRRAIERNEMSLSFQPKLSLKTQTLVGAEALIRWSHPTFGEVPPEHFIHLAEENGTILQLGDWVLEQACQQMHSWKKTYRAFGPLSINLAGAQLRQPNLAKRIEHLLKVYQLTAGDLQLEITENFIMSQAEEALAVLHQLKQLGVQLAIDDFGTGYSSLSYLKRLPLDILKIDKSFIRGLPDDPHDAAIARAIIALGRSMQLTIIAEGVENQAQQRFLAAEGCEQIQGYIVSLPLPPDEFAASFLRIALSDLSDGTVSKPSL
- a CDS encoding CatB-related O-acetyltransferase, producing the protein MRVTDWYWKRWIRRRGLKFSTAVSELSSKSTLKIEEGVRIGEVAIDTRELSVGANTYIRSECLLQVVGSIGRFCSISTGVVLGQEKHTHPLNWLSTHPFQYTDTGLEYTARFDLATIGHDVWIGHAAMVMEGVSVGTGAVIATRSLVTKDVPPYAVVAGVPAKVIRYRFPPEVIERLLASQWWERDIEQLKALPLDDPAACLEALESIPKVGYRTIQITRRGCQELV